The Candidatus Nealsonbacteria bacterium genomic sequence TTTGTCAGGCAGTAAAGGCGCACAACGAAGCTCATGGCATTCCGGCTCAAACCTTAATGGAAAAAGCTTTATTTGTAACCGACCCTTTAACTGGTTTAATTGTGGCTGCTGCCTTGGTTTTACCTTCCAAAAAGTTGGCTGGCTTAACAGCAGAAAATGTTTTAAACCGATTCAAAGAAAAAGCCTTTGCTCGAGGAGCCAATCGAGAAATCATAAAAAAATCTGAAGAATATTTAAATTTGAGTTTGGGAGATTTTGTCAAAATAGGCCTGGAAGCAATGCAGGGAATTTCCCAAGATTTAGGACTATAAAATATGTTTTTGAAACTACCTAAGGATAAAGAGATTTTTTGGACAAAGCATTCCAAAATGAAAATGA encodes the following:
- a CDS encoding HDIG domain-containing protein translates to MSREEAFNLIKQNVSNKNLVKHCLAVEAIMRALAQKFDEDEDKWGLTGLLHDIDYEKTEGGLSQHSLVGAKMLEDLGLEKDICQAVKAHNEAHGIPAQTLMEKALFVTDPLTGLIVAAALVLPSKKLAGLTAENVLNRFKEKAFARGANREIIKKSEEYLNLSLGDFVKIGLEAMQGISQDLGL